The Metabacillus litoralis genome contains a region encoding:
- a CDS encoding methyl-accepting chemotaxis protein, protein MSLKRKLISLTSLFIILLIATNSIIQWVETAQLKKQTDDVITELHANSEKHVTENLNELAAQISNHIVALEKEVDKNILNAAYTLQQMDATKVLTNEDLGEIAKQTGMTDLYLTDAKGEFIRSTEEASLGLNLVSMVSIYGQILSGESSLIDGPLMLKLETGEIFKFTAIPRLDNKGIIEAALNAELFEDSLTHYLQEGNGVEALYLIDSSGLVLTENLNDGQESLWEKGEKINNQDVQKVTETSKPSLNIADKAATIFYPIVVNDSVRYVLSAQVDTTPYYINSSIAEESLEQVQSNVSHTANVTLVSSLILTFVLITALILFIRKSFKPLEAINEHAQKIALGDLTSETIEVNSKDEIGTLATSFNKMSENLREVLHKVSFDSQQVAASAEELTASAEQMSHASEHISSTVQEVAAGTDEQVKEMNETDRTVTRMLEYAQHISESSLGATKKAHETSTNAADGNKAIQTAVSQMNTIHGRVSETSKVIEELGSYSNQIGEISKVITDIADQTNLLALNAAIEAARAGEQGKGFAVVADEVRKLAEQSSQSSSQISHLINRIQEETSRAVNSMQNVTAEVGDGIGIVNKAGTTFGDIQVAVDEVNHQITGVSTSVEQLSHGMEQMVQVVKRVKQVSEDNNSGTQNISAATEEQLASMQEISSSAVSLTNMAEELMELIGKFKI, encoded by the coding sequence ATGTCTTTAAAAAGGAAATTAATTAGTCTAACCAGTTTGTTCATTATTTTGTTAATAGCGACAAACAGCATTATACAATGGGTTGAAACAGCTCAGTTGAAGAAACAAACTGATGACGTAATCACGGAGTTACATGCTAACTCAGAAAAGCATGTAACTGAAAACTTAAATGAGTTAGCGGCTCAAATATCCAATCACATAGTAGCGTTGGAAAAAGAAGTGGATAAAAATATTTTGAATGCTGCATACACATTACAACAAATGGATGCTACTAAAGTCCTGACTAATGAGGATCTTGGGGAAATTGCTAAGCAGACTGGCATGACAGATCTTTATTTAACAGATGCGAAAGGGGAATTTATACGCTCCACGGAGGAAGCTTCATTAGGACTTAATCTTGTTTCAATGGTCAGTATATACGGACAAATTTTATCTGGAGAATCTAGCTTAATAGATGGACCACTAATGCTAAAACTAGAAACGGGTGAAATTTTTAAATTCACAGCTATTCCACGTTTAGATAATAAAGGAATTATTGAGGCGGCATTAAATGCTGAGTTATTTGAGGATTCTCTTACTCACTACCTTCAAGAGGGAAATGGAGTTGAAGCTCTATATTTAATAGACTCCTCAGGTCTTGTCCTAACTGAAAACCTGAATGATGGTCAAGAATCTTTGTGGGAAAAGGGAGAAAAAATCAATAATCAAGATGTTCAAAAGGTGACTGAAACAAGTAAGCCATCCCTAAATATAGCTGATAAAGCTGCTACTATTTTTTACCCGATTGTTGTAAATGATTCTGTCCGATATGTGTTATCTGCTCAGGTTGATACAACTCCTTATTACATAAATTCCAGTATTGCTGAAGAATCTTTAGAACAGGTTCAAAGTAACGTATCCCATACAGCAAATGTAACACTTGTATCATCTCTAATTCTAACGTTTGTGCTAATTACTGCCTTAATTTTATTTATTCGGAAAAGCTTCAAGCCTCTTGAAGCTATAAATGAACATGCTCAAAAAATTGCTCTGGGAGATTTAACTAGTGAAACGATTGAAGTCAACTCCAAAGATGAGATAGGAACTCTGGCTACCTCGTTTAACAAAATGTCAGAGAACTTAAGAGAGGTTCTTCATAAGGTTTCCTTTGATTCTCAACAGGTTGCAGCTTCTGCAGAAGAATTAACGGCAAGTGCAGAACAGATGAGTCATGCGTCTGAACATATTTCGTCAACAGTTCAGGAAGTTGCGGCAGGAACTGATGAACAGGTTAAAGAAATGAATGAAACAGACCGTACTGTTACTAGAATGCTTGAATACGCTCAACATATCTCGGAAAGTTCGCTAGGAGCAACTAAAAAGGCTCATGAAACATCAACTAATGCAGCAGATGGCAATAAAGCCATACAAACGGCAGTCTCACAGATGAATACAATTCATGGTAGAGTATCTGAGACATCAAAAGTGATTGAAGAGCTGGGCAGTTATTCTAATCAAATTGGTGAAATTTCTAAAGTGATAACAGATATTGCGGATCAAACAAATCTATTAGCGCTTAATGCAGCCATTGAAGCGGCAAGAGCTGGTGAGCAAGGGAAAGGGTTCGCGGTTGTTGCCGATGAAGTAAGGAAGCTGGCAGAACAATCATCTCAATCATCAAGTCAAATTAGTCATTTAATTAATAGAATTCAGGAAGAAACGTCTAGAGCTGTGAACTCCATGCAAAATGTTACAGCAGAAGTAGGAGATGGCATTGGAATAGTGAACAAAGCAGGAACAACTTTTGGTGATATTCAAGTTGCAGTTGATGAAGTAAATCATCAAATTACTGGAGTTTCGACTTCCGTTGAGCAACTGAGCCATGGAATGGAACAGATGGTACAAGTTGTTAAACGGGTTAAACAAGTGTCAGAAGATAATAATTCAGGTACCCAAAATATTTCGGCTGCAACAGAGGAGCAACTAGCATCCATGCAGGAAATCTCTTCTTCAGCTGTTTCTCTAACAAATATGGCTGAGGAATTGATGGAGTTAATAGGAAAGTTTAAAATATGA
- a CDS encoding two-component system sensor histidine kinase NtrB, giving the protein MTNHIDFQKIVDQALSGILLLDQNRKIVYYNQTSLQLFNCEPEKLKDLKDFLHPDYHEVCSQRLNRVFSFHETAEAMEQKLVTYTKEIIDVEIKAIPYDLSDKTLALIYIRDITKQKLAEKLLSHNDKLASIGQISAGIAHEVRNPLTAVKGFTQLLKEQVEHNYLETIESELDKALSTLNNLLQVSKPDLIDEARVPIRLCQELDSIVFMFQERLYNIEIHTDFKDRQQVFMGKKNILVKAFFNLIKNAIEAIEGEGKITIKHFVKDQVVHIVISDTGVGMKKEEIRLVGTPFFSSKPDGTGMGLTQVFTTVQQHQGEVHIDSVKGKGTCFYIMLPIL; this is encoded by the coding sequence ATGACCAATCACATTGATTTTCAGAAAATAGTAGACCAGGCGTTAAGCGGTATCTTATTGTTAGATCAAAATAGAAAAATAGTCTATTATAATCAAACGTCTCTTCAGCTATTTAATTGTGAACCTGAAAAACTGAAGGATCTAAAAGATTTCCTTCATCCTGATTATCATGAAGTATGCAGTCAAAGGTTAAACAGAGTATTTAGCTTTCATGAAACAGCTGAGGCAATGGAACAGAAGTTAGTAACATATACAAAAGAAATCATTGATGTTGAAATAAAAGCTATCCCATATGATCTCTCTGATAAAACGCTGGCTTTGATTTACATACGAGATATAACAAAACAAAAACTAGCGGAAAAGCTATTATCACATAATGATAAACTGGCTTCAATCGGACAAATTTCCGCAGGAATAGCACATGAAGTGAGAAATCCGCTTACTGCTGTAAAGGGGTTTACCCAGCTACTAAAGGAACAAGTAGAGCATAACTATTTAGAAACAATCGAAAGCGAGTTAGATAAGGCGTTATCTACACTTAACAATCTATTGCAGGTTTCGAAGCCGGACTTAATAGATGAGGCTCGTGTGCCAATCCGTTTGTGCCAAGAGCTTGATTCGATTGTTTTTATGTTTCAGGAACGGTTATATAATATAGAGATTCATACAGATTTTAAGGATAGACAACAAGTGTTTATGGGAAAGAAGAATATCCTTGTAAAAGCATTTTTTAACTTAATCAAAAATGCAATCGAAGCAATCGAAGGTGAAGGGAAAATAACGATTAAACATTTTGTGAAAGATCAGGTGGTTCATATTGTGATATCTGATACTGGAGTAGGAATGAAGAAGGAAGAAATAAGACTAGTTGGAACACCGTTTTTCTCTTCAAAGCCAGATGGAACAGGAATGGGATTAACACAAGTATTCACGACTGTACAACAGCATCAAGGTGAGGTACATATTGATAGCGTGAAAGGTAAAGGAACGTGTTTTTATATTATGTTGCCGATTCTTTAA
- a CDS encoding DUF2294 domain-containing protein, with the protein MKSKGFIESEISRALTQWEKDFLGRGSVSVKTDILRDMIIVNLRGVLAPAEITLCKTKEGMQSIKRTRSDLVESGIETLGEIIFTITGEKIKSFHTDVSTVTGERMMLFKLNRNLEETFEK; encoded by the coding sequence ATGAAGTCAAAGGGTTTCATCGAATCTGAAATAAGTAGGGCGTTAACACAGTGGGAAAAGGACTTTCTTGGGCGTGGTTCCGTTTCTGTGAAAACAGATATATTACGGGACATGATTATTGTGAATTTAAGAGGAGTGTTGGCACCAGCAGAGATCACCCTTTGTAAAACAAAGGAAGGAATGCAATCGATTAAGAGAACTCGTTCCGATTTAGTCGAGTCAGGGATCGAAACATTAGGTGAAATCATATTTACTATTACTGGAGAAAAAATAAAAAGCTTTCACACAGATGTTAGCACCGTAACAGGTGAACGAATGATGCTGTTCAAGCTGAATCGTAATCTTGAGGAAACTTTTGAGAAATAA
- a CDS encoding DUF4118 domain-containing protein, translating into MEKGTKQEGAIKPDTTQAFIQMKRRIILTEILVVFVVIFAVLFLDVVPDVFVNYLLFLAVTLFGIRYGLLYGGISIMAAVMIYLYHQQTSGYDLILMVYQAEQMLPLIFLMIIGVITGLFRSSLNERYEDLLYQKIEVDDERKEMKETIDVFREANELLKKKVLESENNLATIYTMTQMLKKGQSEKILNEAAEIIRSHYGAEAFGLYHVDQSKKVLRMKLNMAVGNEKIPNSIFFESAPRMFERVLEDKGIFFRKVEDEELNTPLIAAPITIDHEVKFVLIIQKVDFYRMTSEGLEVLKWILQFIADPLANTMKQEEDLKGSAVVEGTSFYKMEFFEEYVSIEKERKELTKQPYTIFQSKIPGTSPELLQFLNKYLVKTLREIDVIGLDLESATVHFLLPGTDPGYADSIKKRIITSISSKVESNVS; encoded by the coding sequence ATGGAAAAAGGTACAAAGCAGGAAGGCGCGATAAAACCAGATACCACACAAGCATTCATTCAAATGAAAAGAAGGATTATTTTAACTGAGATATTAGTTGTTTTTGTTGTTATTTTTGCTGTGTTGTTTTTGGATGTTGTTCCGGATGTGTTTGTGAATTATTTGTTGTTTTTAGCTGTTACGCTGTTTGGAATACGGTATGGGTTGTTGTATGGGGGAATTAGTATCATGGCAGCTGTTATGATTTATTTATATCATCAACAAACGAGTGGATATGATTTAATTTTAATGGTCTATCAAGCAGAGCAAATGCTGCCGTTGATTTTTCTAATGATAATCGGCGTAATAACGGGTCTATTTCGTTCTAGTTTAAATGAGAGATATGAGGATCTTTTGTATCAAAAGATTGAGGTTGATGATGAGCGTAAGGAAATGAAAGAAACGATAGATGTATTTAGAGAGGCGAATGAGCTGTTAAAGAAGAAAGTGCTTGAATCAGAAAATAATTTAGCGACAATTTATACGATGACACAGATGCTGAAAAAAGGACAGTCAGAAAAGATATTAAATGAAGCTGCGGAGATTATTAGAAGTCATTATGGGGCAGAGGCTTTTGGTTTGTATCATGTTGATCAGTCTAAAAAGGTCCTGCGGATGAAGCTAAATATGGCGGTTGGAAATGAAAAAATTCCTAATTCAATCTTCTTTGAAAGTGCTCCAAGAATGTTTGAGAGAGTGTTGGAAGATAAAGGAATCTTCTTTCGGAAAGTTGAAGATGAGGAATTAAATACGCCACTTATTGCTGCTCCTATTACAATAGATCATGAAGTAAAATTTGTTCTTATTATTCAAAAGGTAGACTTCTATAGAATGACTTCTGAAGGATTGGAAGTACTAAAATGGATTCTTCAGTTTATTGCGGATCCACTTGCCAACACGATGAAACAAGAAGAAGATCTTAAAGGGTCCGCTGTTGTTGAAGGAACAAGTTTTTATAAGATGGAATTCTTTGAAGAATACGTAAGCATAGAAAAAGAACGAAAAGAATTAACGAAACAGCCTTACACAATCTTTCAATCAAAAATTCCAGGAACTTCTCCAGAATTGCTTCAGTTTTTAAATAAATATCTTGTAAAAACACTACGTGAAATTGATGTCATTGGCTTAGATTTAGAGTCTGCGACGGTTCACTTTTTATTACCTGGTACAGATCCAGGCTATGCTGACTCTATAAAAAAACGGATCATTACATCGATTTCATCAAAGGTGGAGTCCAATGTTTCTTAA
- a CDS encoding sodium-dependent bicarbonate transport family permease yields MSDIIIQNLLSPVVLFFVLGILAAIVKSDLKFPSGLSEALSIYLLIAIGIKGGIELSHYTIGSVIKPIMATLFLGILIPIITLMIGRLMKLDLKNAIGLAATYGSISIVTYGAAISFLEKNGTSYEGFMNAMVVIMESPAILVSIFLLKIIEKKDSSPSLSSQGIGIVPLSVRMIDKEVLRESIFGKSIFLLLGSLGIGVVLGEQAVPAVKPLFMDLYNSVLILFLLNMGIVAGQRLPEVKKHGIKLLFFGLITPLCFGMLGVLLGSLIGLSLGGTTLMGVLAGSASYIAAPAALKASVPEANPSIYLGLSLGVTFPLNLIVGIPFYYQLSQMVQI; encoded by the coding sequence ATGTCAGATATTATCATACAAAATTTACTTTCGCCGGTTGTGCTATTTTTTGTACTAGGAATTTTAGCAGCAATCGTAAAATCAGATTTGAAATTTCCGAGTGGATTAAGTGAAGCGTTGAGTATTTATTTATTAATTGCCATAGGGATAAAGGGAGGAATTGAATTATCTCATTATACGATTGGGTCAGTTATTAAACCGATTATGGCAACCTTATTTCTAGGTATTTTAATTCCAATTATCACGCTGATGATTGGTAGACTTATGAAATTAGACTTAAAAAACGCAATAGGGTTAGCTGCAACATATGGGTCAATTAGTATTGTGACATATGGGGCTGCCATTTCTTTTCTTGAGAAAAATGGAACTTCTTATGAGGGATTTATGAATGCAATGGTTGTGATTATGGAAAGTCCGGCAATTTTAGTTTCTATTTTTCTATTAAAAATAATAGAGAAAAAAGACTCATCTCCGAGCTTATCGTCACAGGGAATTGGGATTGTGCCTTTATCTGTCAGAATGATTGATAAGGAAGTGCTAAGAGAAAGTATTTTTGGGAAAAGTATCTTTCTTTTGCTTGGAAGTTTGGGCATCGGTGTAGTACTTGGTGAACAGGCAGTTCCAGCGGTTAAACCATTATTTATGGATTTATATAACAGTGTTCTTATCCTTTTCCTATTAAATATGGGAATAGTTGCAGGTCAGCGACTACCAGAAGTAAAAAAACATGGCATTAAGTTATTGTTTTTCGGATTAATCACTCCATTATGTTTTGGAATGTTAGGTGTTTTGCTTGGTAGCTTGATAGGACTTTCGTTAGGCGGAACAACCTTAATGGGTGTTTTAGCGGGAAGTGCCTCTTATATTGCAGCACCTGCGGCATTGAAAGCATCAGTTCCAGAAGCAAATCCTTCTATTTATTTAGGCTTATCTTTAGGTGTAACGTTTCCATTAAATTTAATAGTTGGTATTCCGTTTTATTATCAATTATCACAGATGGTACAAATTTAG
- a CDS encoding methyl-accepting chemotaxis protein, with amino-acid sequence MKITIQQKIMSGFLLLAILIGMVCALSYYQISKINYSYSVLVEQQSTNLTSIKDIQLYASRSIASLRGMQSNGTDNMEFFQTSLDQITEQVNYIEADIHNQEAKELLTTITSLKEQIMEQVQAEQATELVEEEIIPLAIQIEEAANRIVEIQTKEMQTETTSNTEMVSSVKNMMLVWSLISLLLAILIGMFMSRMITRPISLLVEGAKKIASGDLTQEDIGVNNSDEISELANSFNIMKQNLQQLIDEVRLNAQQVSVTSEELSASADATNLATQHITLGMQEVAVGAEKQVSTVIQSVESAEEITKGMNKATESIQSVANLTIVANEKATLGNDVVNKTIDQMKLVQDSAMESAEVVHTLSNKSKEIGHIIELITKVASQTDLLALNAAIEAARAGEQGKGFAVVADEVRKLAVQSADAAGQIRQLIEEIQEESEKAVRSMNNGTDVVKEGLKLVSQTGESFQNIVGAIQQVAAESHEVAAIVNQIHSNTQIVTEGMKEARDIVEQSSVSIQNVAASTEEQNATMEEVSSSAEGLSEMAQNLYKVINKFKA; translated from the coding sequence ATGAAGATTACAATTCAACAGAAAATAATGTCCGGCTTTTTACTACTCGCTATCCTAATCGGGATGGTGTGTGCGCTATCTTACTATCAGATTTCTAAAATCAACTACTCCTATTCCGTATTAGTTGAGCAGCAATCAACTAATTTAACTAGTATTAAAGATATCCAACTCTACGCCTCCCGCTCCATTGCTAGCTTGAGAGGTATGCAATCTAACGGAACAGACAATATGGAGTTTTTTCAAACTTCTCTTGATCAGATAACCGAACAGGTAAACTACATAGAGGCTGACATACATAATCAGGAAGCAAAAGAACTTTTAACAACTATCACTTCCTTAAAGGAACAAATTATGGAGCAGGTTCAAGCAGAGCAAGCTACTGAACTTGTTGAAGAAGAAATTATTCCATTAGCGATACAAATCGAAGAAGCAGCAAATAGAATCGTTGAAATCCAAACAAAAGAAATGCAAACTGAAACAACTTCAAATACGGAAATGGTTTCTTCTGTTAAAAACATGATGCTAGTATGGAGCCTTATTTCTCTGCTTCTGGCCATCTTAATCGGCATGTTCATGTCCCGTATGATTACTCGTCCTATTTCTTTATTAGTAGAAGGAGCTAAAAAAATTGCTTCAGGTGATTTAACACAAGAGGACATTGGTGTGAATAATAGCGATGAAATCAGTGAATTGGCAAATTCCTTTAATATCATGAAGCAAAATCTTCAACAACTCATTGATGAAGTACGCTTGAATGCACAACAGGTTTCGGTAACCTCGGAAGAATTATCTGCAAGTGCCGATGCTACGAATCTCGCAACACAACACATTACTCTTGGGATGCAAGAGGTTGCAGTAGGAGCGGAAAAACAAGTTAGCACAGTTATTCAATCAGTTGAAAGTGCTGAGGAAATTACAAAAGGAATGAATAAGGCAACTGAATCCATTCAGTCTGTAGCTAATTTAACGATTGTGGCAAATGAAAAAGCAACATTAGGTAACGATGTAGTTAATAAAACAATTGATCAAATGAAACTGGTGCAGGATTCCGCAATGGAGTCTGCTGAAGTTGTTCATACACTAAGTAATAAGTCTAAGGAAATTGGCCATATAATTGAATTAATAACAAAGGTTGCAAGTCAAACCGACTTACTTGCGTTAAATGCTGCCATTGAAGCAGCTCGTGCAGGTGAACAAGGAAAAGGGTTTGCAGTTGTAGCAGATGAGGTTCGAAAATTAGCTGTGCAATCCGCAGATGCAGCAGGTCAAATTCGTCAACTTATTGAAGAAATACAAGAAGAATCCGAAAAAGCGGTAAGATCTATGAATAATGGAACAGATGTTGTAAAAGAAGGGTTAAAGCTAGTAAGTCAAACCGGTGAATCATTCCAAAACATTGTTGGAGCAATCCAACAGGTAGCAGCTGAATCACATGAGGTGGCTGCTATTGTGAATCAAATTCACTCAAATACACAAATAGTTACAGAAGGAATGAAAGAAGCAAGAGATATTGTTGAACAATCCTCAGTAAGTATCCAAAACGTTGCAGCCTCTACTGAGGAACAAAACGCAACAATGGAAGAAGTCTCTTCATCAGCTGAAGGATTAAGTGAAATGGCACAAAATTTATATAAAGTGATAAATAAGTTTAAAGCTTAG
- a CDS encoding tetratricopeptide repeat protein — MFLNFYFLVYAIYIIVVYAASRLLKKRVDEEYKGLLEWLTITSIIFPVVGLLFSLIIYPLSRKTSDKNLIDYDEYLEFDVTSYEVLREEARDSIEVLPISMSIESENDQVTKAFITKHLEYLEKSQGMYLKRAIKNSQSELSHYASTTLTLLKDRHQKKIRFIQQSLPKQSLDYYRQLSKAYLAYWNSDLLDIQDEKQVLTFHRELLLEMVQLFPEEEQGHRDLGEVYKRLKVDFTELQTFYKQCINLFPHSVEFYESLIVLLVNHEQWPEAKRYMKKVQDQQMISQSSESFQKVVDFLWSQ; from the coding sequence ATGTTTCTTAATTTTTACTTTCTAGTATATGCCATTTATATCATAGTTGTTTATGCTGCTAGTCGTTTATTGAAAAAAAGAGTAGATGAGGAGTATAAAGGATTACTAGAATGGTTGACAATTACCTCCATTATTTTCCCTGTTGTTGGGCTCCTTTTCAGTCTCATTATTTACCCACTGTCACGGAAAACAAGCGATAAGAACTTGATTGATTATGATGAATATTTGGAGTTTGATGTTACTTCCTATGAAGTGCTAAGGGAGGAAGCTAGAGATTCAATTGAAGTTCTTCCAATATCAATGAGCATTGAAAGTGAAAATGATCAAGTAACAAAGGCATTTATTACAAAGCACCTGGAGTATTTAGAAAAAAGCCAGGGAATGTATTTAAAAAGGGCGATCAAAAATAGTCAATCAGAGTTATCTCATTACGCTTCAACAACGCTTACTTTATTAAAAGATCGCCATCAAAAGAAGATTCGGTTTATACAGCAATCTCTGCCAAAGCAATCATTAGATTACTACAGACAGCTTTCAAAAGCATATCTAGCTTATTGGAATAGTGATTTACTAGATATTCAAGATGAAAAACAGGTGTTAACGTTTCATCGGGAACTTCTTCTGGAAATGGTACAGCTATTTCCAGAAGAAGAGCAGGGACACCGAGATTTAGGGGAAGTTTATAAGCGACTAAAGGTTGATTTTACTGAATTACAAACCTTTTATAAACAATGCATAAACCTTTTTCCACATTCAGTGGAATTCTATGAATCTCTTATCGTTTTATTGGTAAACCATGAACAATGGCCGGAAGCAAAAAGGTATATGAAAAAAGTACAGGATCAACAAATGATTTCACAGTCATCAGAGTCCTTTCAAAAGGTTGTGGATTTTTTATGGTCACAATAG
- a CDS encoding sensor domain-containing protein, with the protein MNLFFYFHIFDVVVVAILAILTCKLGFEYSTKIKLVTDKKELKKKLFLFSSVVGLGFWLTYTYAFLSVDVPIVIEQNYFLLLFVYLLCFLGAYFTLFMARAKEFKWWKYIISSIVVSMMFIGITTLGYWWTFRELIYFKPVSFSISCLIIGTCIFKLMKFLRQITNEEEEVVKKSWLNIGAILCGVSISGIPYLLLTSLLDFKGVLQYEYKGYTYLFPFLYPMLSNFLLMILPDIISDRMLSTTTVKYKSLFSHNPNAVFSVDLKGKIMDVNKETLKLVGYTREELIGKELFSLLQPNLDNQTIIKKVKSGSIEDVETVIVTKDQRAVDIKITTMRIVINNETIGYYGIAKDITEDKKAKQLIHKLAFYDELTGLYNRRKLIELLNQWAANGEEFHLLLLDFDRFKRINDSFGHSFGDQLLKEISIKLKHFTEKKGVVGRLGGDEFLIMLPLKETQEGYLEELVDCFRKPLNVEGVDVISTASIGISTHPHHSTNLTELVKYADIAMYHTKENGSNGYSFFSESMLENKFKNIAIENELRYAIDHNHISVYLQPKYNMVSGELIGAESLARWKHSTHGMIAPNVFIPLAEEIGEIDRLEKNMIKEVCGLLSTWIKKGKKIHQTSINISLPTLLHDGFIPFVSHTLIQNQLNGSFLEFEITERIVMKYETEVNSRLQQLRNMGIEISIDDFGTGYSSLSYLYKLEVDRLKIDKMFVDQCVENSEVVSMIISMAKALGLQVIAEGVEDENQIRILKKLGCIEAQGFYFSRPVPHVEFQELLEEYSTADF; encoded by the coding sequence ATGAATTTATTTTTTTATTTTCATATTTTCGATGTTGTAGTCGTTGCTATATTGGCTATTTTGACGTGTAAGCTTGGGTTTGAATATAGTACAAAAATTAAGTTGGTCACGGATAAAAAAGAATTAAAGAAAAAATTATTTCTTTTTTCTTCTGTAGTTGGTCTTGGTTTTTGGTTAACTTATACGTATGCATTCCTATCCGTTGATGTACCGATTGTTATAGAACAAAATTACTTTTTACTTCTATTCGTGTATTTACTATGTTTTCTTGGTGCCTATTTTACGCTATTTATGGCAAGGGCTAAGGAATTCAAATGGTGGAAGTATATTATTTCAAGTATTGTCGTTTCCATGATGTTTATTGGAATTACAACTTTGGGGTATTGGTGGACATTTCGAGAATTAATCTACTTTAAGCCTGTTTCTTTTAGCATATCCTGTCTGATCATAGGTACTTGTATTTTTAAACTCATGAAGTTTTTAAGGCAGATAACAAATGAAGAGGAAGAAGTGGTTAAGAAGAGTTGGTTAAATATTGGAGCTATTTTATGTGGGGTCTCAATAAGTGGAATCCCTTATCTGCTTCTAACATCACTACTTGATTTCAAGGGTGTTTTACAATATGAATACAAAGGCTATACCTACTTATTTCCGTTTCTATACCCAATGCTCTCGAACTTTTTATTAATGATACTTCCGGATATTATTTCAGATCGAATGTTGTCAACGACGACGGTTAAATATAAATCTCTTTTTAGCCATAACCCGAATGCTGTTTTTTCTGTTGATTTAAAAGGGAAAATAATGGATGTAAATAAAGAAACATTAAAGTTGGTAGGGTACACTCGAGAAGAATTAATTGGGAAAGAGCTTTTTTCACTTTTACAACCTAATTTAGATAACCAAACAATTATCAAAAAAGTAAAATCAGGCAGCATTGAAGATGTTGAAACGGTGATCGTGACAAAAGATCAACGAGCAGTTGATATTAAAATTACAACAATGAGGATCGTTATTAATAATGAAACGATCGGGTATTACGGAATTGCAAAGGATATTACTGAAGATAAAAAGGCAAAACAACTGATTCATAAGCTGGCTTTTTACGATGAGCTAACAGGTCTATACAATAGAAGAAAGCTAATTGAGTTATTAAACCAATGGGCAGCAAACGGTGAAGAGTTTCATCTTTTATTATTGGATTTTGACCGTTTTAAACGAATAAATGATAGCTTTGGACATAGCTTTGGTGATCAATTATTAAAAGAAATTTCCATTAAGCTAAAACACTTTACTGAAAAAAAAGGTGTAGTAGGAAGGCTTGGGGGAGATGAGTTTCTCATTATGCTTCCTTTGAAAGAAACTCAGGAGGGATATTTAGAGGAGCTTGTTGATTGCTTTAGAAAGCCATTGAATGTTGAAGGAGTAGACGTTATATCAACTGCAAGTATTGGCATCTCCACACACCCACATCATTCAACTAATCTAACTGAGTTAGTAAAGTACGCAGATATTGCCATGTACCATACGAAGGAAAATGGATCAAATGGATATTCATTTTTTTCGGAAAGTATGTTGGAAAATAAATTTAAAAACATTGCCATTGAAAATGAGCTACGCTATGCAATCGATCATAATCACATATCTGTTTATCTTCAGCCGAAATATAATATGGTCAGTGGAGAGTTAATAGGGGCAGAATCACTTGCAAGATGGAAACATTCTACACATGGAATGATCGCTCCTAATGTATTTATTCCGTTGGCTGAAGAAATCGGAGAAATTGATCGCTTGGAAAAGAATATGATTAAAGAGGTTTGTGGTTTGCTTTCAACCTGGATAAAGAAAGGGAAAAAGATCCATCAAACCTCTATTAATATATCTCTCCCTACTTTACTGCATGATGGTTTTATACCTTTTGTTTCTCATACCTTAATTCAAAACCAATTAAATGGCTCTTTTTTGGAGTTCGAAATCACGGAGAGAATTGTGATGAAATACGAAACTGAGGTAAATAGTCGTCTTCAGCAATTACGTAATATGGGCATTGAAATAAGCATAGATGATTTTGGAACTGGGTACAGTTCACTTAGTTACTTGTACAAGCTAGAAGTGGATCGGTTGAAAATAGATAAAATGTTTGTCGATCAATGTGTGGAAAATTCAGAGGTTGTTTCAATGATTATATCGATGGCAAAAGCACTAGGATTACAGGTGATTGCTGAAGGTGTTGAAGACGAAAACCAAATAAGAATTCTTAAAAAACTAGGTTGTATCGAGGCCCAAGGCTTTTATTTTTCGAGGCCTGTACCACATGTCGAATTTCAAGAGTTGTTGGAGGAATACTCTACTGCTGACTTTTAG